The DNA region GCGGCGAAGGGAATCGAGGCGGTGGTGGCGGATCTCGCGAGTGACGCGTGGCACGAACGGATCGCGGGCGGAGCGGACTTTGTGGTGAACTGCGTGAGCGGCGGCGGCGCGGGGATCGATGGTTATCGGCGGAGTTATCTGGAAGGGATGCGGTCGGTGGCGGGGTGGTTGACGGCGAAAGGGGGAGCGGGTGCGGCGGTTTATACGAGCAGCACGTCGGTGTATCCGCAGGATGGCGGCGTGCGGGTGGATGAGGCGGCGGCGGTGGATCGCGAGGGCGAGCGGCCTCGGGTGTTGGTGGAGGCGGAGGAGCTTTTGTTGAATTTGCCGAAGGCGGCGGGGAGGAGGGCGGTGCTGCGGCTGGCGGGGATTTATGGGCCGGGGCGGCATCATTTGCTGGAGCAGGTGCGGAGCGGGGAAGTCGCGGGACGCGGGGAGCATCGGCTGAACTTGATTCACCGGGAGGATATTTGCGCGGCGATCTGGAGCGCGTTGCTCGCGAGCGCGGCGGATGGAGAGATTTTTAATGTGGCGGATGACGGGGCGGCTCCGAAGAGCGAGATCGTGGCGTGGCTGGCCGGAAAACTGGGCGTGGCGTTGCCGGTTTTCACGGGAGCGCCGGCGGCGGGGCGGCGTGCGGTGACGCCGGACCGGGTGATCGACAACGCGAAGATCAAGCGGGTGCTGGGGTGGCGGGCGAGTTACCCGAGTTTCCGGGAAGGCTACGTGGCGATACTTGGGGCTTGAAGAGCGCGCGCGGTTGGGCGCATTTGGACGTTCTCACGCAAACTTCAGACCAACTCTAAACCCACTTCATACCATGGCAGGCGTCGGCAAACTTTTGAAACAGGCTCAGAAAATGCAGAAGCAAATCGAGGGGCTCCAAGGCCAGCTTGATGCGAAGGAGCTCGAAATCACCAGCGGCGGCGGCGCGGTGAAGATCAAGATCAGCGGCTCGGGCAAATTTCTTGGGCTGACGCTCGATCCGGAGTTTTTGAAGGAAGACGCGAAGTTCGTGTCGGACACGATTCTCACGGCGGTCCAGGACGCGGCGAAGCAGGCGAAGGAGCAAAACGACGCGGAAATGCAGAAGGTGACGTCGGCGTTCCAGATGCCGGGGATGTTTTGATTTGGAGCGCGGCGCGAAGTGCGGTCCGCGCGAATTGAAACAAGGCAAATTTGTTTTCGCCGGCTTGCGGGGGTTGCACTCCGCCGGCCGGCGATTTTGTTTTTAGAGAAATCCCATGACGCCCGCCTTTGAGAAATTACAGAAGCAGCTGAAGCAGCTGCCGGGCGTGGGGTATCGGTCGGCGGAGCGCATCGCGTTGCACCTGCTCGTGGAGAAGCCGGCGAAGTTACAGGAGCTGGTGGCGGCAATGGAAACGGCGGCGAAGAGTGTGCGGCGTTGCACGCGGTGCGGGAATCTTGCGGAGGGCGAGTTGTGCGAGATTTGTGGAGACGGGCGGCGCGATCCGTCGGTGGTGTGCGTGGTCGAGCATGTGCCTGATTTGGTGGCGCTGGAGCGGTCGGGCGCGTATCGCGGCGTGTACCATGTGCTGCATGGAAAACTGTCGCCCATCCAAGGTGTGGCGCCGGAGGATTTGAATTTCGCGGCGTTGCTCGAGCGCGTGGAAGCGGGCGAGGTGAAGGAGTTGATCCTGGCACTGTCGAACGACGTGGAGGGCGAGGCGACGTGTCATTATCTGACGCAGCATTTGCCGGTGGCAGGAGTGTCGGCCGGGGTGAATGAGGACGGTGCGATGAGCGTCGAGGAGGATTCAGTGATGCCGGAGAAGATCACGGTGACGCGGATCGGGTTTGGGCTGCCGAGCGGGGGCGGGGTGCTTTACGCGGACTCGGTGACGTTGAAGAGCGCGCTGGATGGCCGGCGGTCGTATTCGTGATCCGGGCACAAAAAAGCCGCGGACCTCGGGAAGGCGCGCGGCGCGAAGAGAGTTGAGCGAGGCTCAGGCGTAGGCGTTCAGGTTGCGGCCTTTGCTGGAGTCGTCGGAGCGGGGGGCGGACTCGATGAGCTTCACGGCAGCGGCGCCTTCCTGTTTGATCGCGTCGTTGATCTTCACGGCGACCGCCACGCTGTATTCCTGACGGGCGGCGCTGCCATTGGCACCGGGATCGCTGATCAAGGAGGGGTTGACGGAGGACGAGATGTTCATGCGCAAGTTATCGGCTTTTCCCTCTGAGAGCTCAAGTGCAGCGAGCGTGGGCGGGCATAAATGAGGTGTCTGTGGAGTCGGACTTAGGGGAATGTCCCCAGCGTGGCGTTGCCGGTCGCGGCGGATGGGGAATGGAGAACGTCGCTCGCCACGCGCAGGCGGAGACATTTAGTCGGGCGCTGAATGACTGATCGCGCCACTTATCTTTCCCGCAGGTTGCTCAGCCGCCTGGCGGATGTTGAATCGGCTGGGGGTTTTTCGCCGGACGAATCCGGCGGTGCGGCTCTGCGGCGTGAGACGATCGCCAAGATACTGGCGGTGGAAGAGGGCATCACGGATGGCGCCACGATTGCGTTGGTCGCTGGCGCGGTTCCGTTCCTGGCGCGAGGGCGTGAGCTTTCGAGCCGGGACATCGAGGGCTTTGCTGCGTTTCTGCGGGAGCGGCTGGCGTTGAGTTGAGCGCGGAAAGGGGCGGTGCGTTTCAGTGGCGGCGGATCGCGTGCGAAGATGACGCAAAGTTCGTGATTGCGGAGGGCGGGTCGGTGCGTTGAATCCGCGAGCCTTCTGCGGGCGTAGTATACCGGCTATTATGTGTGCTTCCCAAGCATGAGAAGAGGGTTCGACTCCCTCCGCCCGCACCAGTTGTCAGAGGCAAAATCGGTGAGTAGGCACCGACCAGTTGTATCCGAGATTACAGGGAGTTTTATTTTTCTAGCGTCTGACCGAGTGGGCAACGGGTCGAGTCAGTGGGCTGGACTTGGCGGTAGCAGTGGAAGAGGCCTCGGGAG from Nibricoccus aquaticus includes:
- the recR gene encoding recombination mediator RecR, with translation MTPAFEKLQKQLKQLPGVGYRSAERIALHLLVEKPAKLQELVAAMETAAKSVRRCTRCGNLAEGELCEICGDGRRDPSVVCVVEHVPDLVALERSGAYRGVYHVLHGKLSPIQGVAPEDLNFAALLERVEAGEVKELILALSNDVEGEATCHYLTQHLPVAGVSAGVNEDGAMSVEEDSVMPEKITVTRIGFGLPSGGGVLYADSVTLKSALDGRRSYS
- a CDS encoding YbaB/EbfC family nucleoid-associated protein; the encoded protein is MAGVGKLLKQAQKMQKQIEGLQGQLDAKELEITSGGGAVKIKISGSGKFLGLTLDPEFLKEDAKFVSDTILTAVQDAAKQAKEQNDAEMQKVTSAFQMPGMF
- a CDS encoding NAD-dependent epimerase/dehydratase family protein — translated: MDRGDGFNFFKSLWQNDEDRRHGCFKNTMTSANALRNLSGLSGKRLVVFGAGYVGGELARQAVEAGARVTALTRNEETARAFAAKGIEAVVADLASDAWHERIAGGADFVVNCVSGGGAGIDGYRRSYLEGMRSVAGWLTAKGGAGAAVYTSSTSVYPQDGGVRVDEAAAVDREGERPRVLVEAEELLLNLPKAAGRRAVLRLAGIYGPGRHHLLEQVRSGEVAGRGEHRLNLIHREDICAAIWSALLASAADGEIFNVADDGAAPKSEIVAWLAGKLGVALPVFTGAPAAGRRAVTPDRVIDNAKIKRVLGWRASYPSFREGYVAILGA